The Thermococcus sp. 4557 genomic sequence CTGGGGATCCACCTGATACACCATTCTAACGTGGATGGTTTCGTTGGAGGGGTTGCTGATGACGACCTTCGAGCCGCTGACAGTGCCCCCAATGGGAACCTGGTACGTGTGCGCGTAGAAATCGCCCGAGACACCGATGTACGCCGCGACCATTGAGGCAGTCAAAAGAACCAGGAGGAGCGGCAACAGACCCAGCACCACCCGCTTCATCGAACCACCCCCACCAATTTTAAACACTTAAAGTATTTAAACCCTGTGGTGAACCGCCGTGGCAGAAGACGGCTTGAGAACAGAAAACCTGCAAAAATCAAAAGGGGAAAGATTCAGAGGCTTCAGGCGTTGGTCACCTGGAAGTATACATGTCCAACGTAGGTATCCTGGGCGATGTTGCTGCCAACGTCGAGCCAGAGGTAGGCATAGTGGTGGGCACCGTTGCCGGCGCTGGCGTCACCGTCACCGGTCGGACCGTTCTGGTTGTCGAGCCAGACGGTGTAGGTAGTGGCTATTGCACTGGCGGAGCCGGCATCATTGTTGGCGTTTATCTTGAGGAGTATCTTCTTGTCTCCAGGTGTTGCAGTGGTAACATTAACATACCCGGTACTGTCAGTGACACCAATCCACTGCGTATCACTCTTGACGTTGACATCGTAGTTACCGTTGCTGACGACGTAGACGTCCAGGTATCCAGTGTTCGGCGAGGTCACCGGGTTGTTGTTGCTCTGCGGGCTGACGATTCCAAAGGCGAAGTTCGGGGTAACGTATATCTCACCGTACCAGTTGATGGTGTATCCATAGCCGGTGTATGGGTCGCTCTCACTGTTGCTGTCATCGATAACCTTGACCTGGAAGTCCCAGTCACCAGTAGCAACTCCATCGTTGGCCTCCTTCGCGGTCTTACCAACGATTATCTCGACGCTGAACGTTCCGGTGCTCTGCTCCCAGACGTCCGGGTCGCTCTGGTTCACTATCTGCCAGGTTCCAAACGTGGTGCCAATCTCGCTGCCGGTGGCGTCGTAGAACTTCCAGGTTCCTGGCTGGTCGCTGTACGGGGTTCTGACGTACTTTAGTATCACGTAGCTGCTGGAGCTTGTATCTCCGGCAGGAAGTCCTCCGGCCTGAGTATTGTCCGTGTCGTAGTAGAACCAGATGGTTATCTCCTTTATATCGTCCATTGTGTTGAGGTCGCTTACGGTTATGTTTATCCAGTACTTGTTCCCTGGAGTCGCCTGGGTAGTCTCGGTCTTACCGTCCTGCTCGTAGAACTTAACGTCCGTGACCTGCGGGGCCACTGCTCCAATGCTGAACTGTCCGCCGCTGTTGGCCTCGGTGTCCGCGCTGACAAAAGGCACCGCTACCAGAGCCATGCTAACAAACATCACGAAGAGGGCCTTCCACACCTTCGCCCCTGCCATGACCCCTCCCTCCTCGGAAGGAGCTGTTCAAATTCGATCATTGGGGGGTTCGATTTCAGCAGGGGCAAGTTCAAATTTTGGCACAATTTTTATCTCCGTGAATATATACTAAGGAAATGTTATTTAAAATTTTCGTTACTAAAAGTCCCGATAATAAAAAAGTTCGCATTATTTCAGCATATTTTCAAACAAACGTAATTGATATAATAAATTGAAAGATATCCAAAACCTTAATGCGCAACATGTGGTATCTTCAAAAAAGCAAAATCCTAATTGGGAGAGAATTGCAAATACTGCATACCAAATGTAAAGTAGCATGTGATGTCTCCATCACCCAGGGAGCTGACCCTTGGTCGGGGACACGAAAACCTTATAAGCTCGCTCCCCAATTTTGCCCCGATGCCCATGAGGGGGGAGTGTTTTATCCTTCGCTTCGCCCGTTTCGCGGCTTGAGTCCCCCTGTTCTAGGGTAGTCCATCCTAAAGATCATTTCTGGAGGGTTTTGACATGATAAAGGAACCGGAGTTTAGGGAGTACACCCCAGGGAAGCTTGAGGAAAAGGTCGAGCGATTTTGGGAGGAGAACAACACCTACGAGAAAGTGAAATCCCTGCGCCAGAACGGCCCGAAGTACTACTTCCTCGACGGGCCGCCCTACGTCAGCGGTGCAATACACCTCGGAACGGCCTGGAACAAGATAATCAAGGACATGATAATCCGCTTTAGGACGATGCAGGGCTACAACGTGCGCAGACAGCCAGGCTTCGACATGCACGGCCTCCCGATAGAGGTGAAAGTGGAGCAGGCCCTTGGCCTCAAGATAAAGAAGGACATAGAGACGGAGATAGGAGTGGACAACTTCATCAAGAAGTGCAAGGAGTTCGCCCTCAACAACCTCAAGGTCATGACGGAGCAGTTTAAGATGCTCGGCGTCTGGATGGACTGGGACAACCCCTACATGACCATAAAGAACGAGTACATCGAATCAGGCTGGTTCACGCTCAAGAGGGCCCACGAGAAGGGCCTGCTTGAGAAGGACAAGCGCGTCCTCCACTGGTGCCCGCGCTGTGAGACGGCCCTTGCCGAGCATGAGGTCCGCGGAGAGTACAAGATAAGGAAAGATCCGAGCATATACGTAAAGTTCCCGGTTGAGGGCAAGGAGAACGAGTACCTCCTCATCTGGACGACGACACCGTGGACCCTCCCGGCCAACCTTGCCGTCACCGTTCACGCGGACTACGACTACGCCAAGGTCAGAGTTGAAACTGAGAACGGAGAGGAATACTGGATAATAGCGAAGGCCCTCGTTGAGAGGGTCCTGGGCGAAGTCGGCGTCAAGGGCGAGATAGTTGAGGAGTTCAAGGGCGAGGAGCTTGAAGGCATACGCTACGTCCACGTCCTCATGGACGAGTATCCAGCCCAGAAGGAATTCCGCGAGAAGTACGAGTGGGCGCACCGCGTAATCCTCGGCGAGCACGTCACCCTCGGCGACGGTACGGGTCTGGTTCACACGGCACCGGGTCACGGTGAGGAGGACTACGAGGTCGGAAGGCAGTACGGCCTGCCGGTTTACAGCCCGGTTGACGACGAGGGACGCTACACCGAGGGCCACTGGAAGGGAACCTACGTCAAGGACGCAGACCCGGAGATAATAGAACACCTCAAAGAGAAAGGCTACCTCGTGAAGGCCGGAACGATAGAACACAAGTACCCGCACTGCTGGCGCTGTAAGACCCCGCTCATATTCCGCGCCACAGACCAGTGGTTCCTCAAGGTGAGCAAGGTCAAGGACCTCATAATCAAGGAGAACGACGAGAAGGTCACCTGGTACCCCGACTGGGTCAAGGTCAGGTACGACAACGGCGTCATGAACTCGGGTGACTGGGTCATAAGCAGGCAGCGCTACTGGGGAATACCTCTACCGATATGGCAGAGCGAGGACGGCGAGATACACGTCGTTGGAAGCTTCAAGGAGCTCGTGGAGCTCAGCGTTGCGATAGAGGTTAACGGCGAGAGGATAGAGCTTCCGGAAAGCTACGAGGAGAAGCTCAAGGTCATAGAGGAGAAGCTTGGCCCGGAGGACCTGCACAGGCCCTACGTCGATGCATTCATCATAAAGGTCAACGGCAAGGAGATGAGGCGCGTTAAAGACGTCGTTGACGTCTGGTTTGACAGCGGAATAGCGAGCTGGGCCTCCCTCGACTACCCGAGAACGGAGGAGAACTTCAGGAAGCTCTGGCCGGCAGACTTCATAGTCGAGGGTGAGGACCAGGTCACCAAGTGGTTCTACTCCCAGCAGGCGGCTTCAGTTATAGCCTTCGACACCGTCCCCTACAGGCACGTGGCGATGCACGGCTACGTCCTAGATGAAAAGGGCGACAAGATGAGCAAGAGCCTCGGCAACATAATAAGGCCGGAGGAGGTCGTCCAGAAGGAGGGAAGGGACCCCTTCAGGTTCTACATGCTCTGGGCCACCAACCCGTGGGAGAACCTGCGCTTCAGCTGGAAGGGCCTCGAGCAGGTCAAGAGGATGCTCAACATACTCTGGAACGTCTACGTGCTCAGCGCCACCTACATGAGCCTGGACAATTTCGACCCGACGAAGCTCAAGCCGGAGGAGCTTCCGTTCCGCGAGGAGGACAGGTGGATACTCAGCAGGGTCAACAGCCTCGTGGGAGACGTCACCGAGGGCATAGAGACCTTCAGGCTCACAAAGGCGACGAGAGCGATATACCACTTCGTCGTTGAGGACCTGAGCCGCTGGTATGTAAGGCTCATCAGAAAGCGCATGTGGGTCGAGGGCGACGACCCGGACAAGTTAGCAGCTTATTACACCGTCTGGAAGGTCTTCGACGTCCTGCTGAGACTCATGGCACCGTTTACCCCGTACATAGCGGAGGAGATATACCAGAACATGCTCAGGCCGTTCGTCGGAGTGGAGAGCGTCCACATGCTCGACTGGCCGGAGGTCGAGGAAGAGGCAAGAGACGAGGAGCTTGAGAGGGAGATGGAGTACGTCAGGAGGATAGTCGAGGCCGGCTCTTCAGCGAGGCAGAGGGCCAAGATAAAGCTCCGCTACCCGGTCAGGAGGATAATAGTAGAGACCGAGGACGAGACGGTTAAGAAGGCCGTCGAGAGGCTCAACAGAATACTCCGCGACCAGCTCAACGCCAAGGAGGTCGTCGTCGGCAAGGTCGAGCGCGAGCTCGTCATAAAGCCCAACTTCGCCAAGGTCGGGCCCGAGTTCAAGGGTGACGCCAAGCTCGTCTCCCAGTGGATAGCCGAACACGGCAGGGAACTCTACGAGGCCGGCGAGATGGACGTCGAGCTCGAAGGAAAGACCTTCCACCTCACGAGGGAGCACCTGACCATCGAGGAAAAGCTGCCTGACTTCTTTGTCGCCGAGGACTTCGAGGGCGGAAGGGTCTTCGTGGACAAGACCCTCACCAGGGAGCTCCTCGCTGAAGGCCTCGCCAGGGAGTTCGTCAGGAGGATACAGGAGATGAGGAAGCGCCTTGATTTGGACGTCAACGACAGGATAGTCGTCACCATAGAGACCACCGACGAGAACCGCGAACTGCTCGAGGAGAACCTCGACTACATAAAGAAGGAGACCAGGGCGACCGGGGTGGTCTTCGGCGAGGCCAAGGGCTACGTCGTCGAATGGCCCGAGGTTCAGGCGAAGATAGGGATTGAGAAGGTGGAAGGGTGATTAGACCTCACTCGCCTTTCTGATTTTTCGTTTTCCCATTTGGTGTAGTCACTTTTCTACCCCGTAATCACCTTTGTCTTGGCCATCAAGTTTTATTCCATGAAACTTCAATCTTGCCCAACCACCGAGTGTTCCGAGGGGGGCAAAGATTACCGTAAATATGTACAAAAGCCTAAACATCGTCAACAAAGATTCTTTGATAAACGACGCACTATAACTCTCCGAGATTAGCATTAAGCCCATCATCGCCCCAAGCCCATAAAGAACGCCGTAAAACAAGCCCCAGGCCCCGCTTTCGGCGTATTTTCTCTCCAGCAGTCCCTCTTCCACGAGCTTCTTCGTTACCTTGTAGTCTTTTTCAGACACAAGCGCGAAAAGCGCCCCAATTAGTGTGCTGAGGGCTATATTCTCGATTACGAACAGGTACAGCCCAGACGTGACCGCTACAAAACTTACAACGGCTCTGATTTTAAGCATCCTGTCCGATATCTCATACCTATGAGCCATCATGGAGTAGTACCAGCTTGCCAGAACGAAGACGTAAAGTCCCATTGAGACGCTCTTTTCCAGACTTACCCCCGAGGAGTAGGCAATGATGAACACGAGGAGAGACGTTGAAAGCTCTTTAAGGAAGTTTCGCCAGGAATAGACGACTTTCTCAAGTTTTTTCTCACTCTTCTCCTGCAGATTTGCCACAAGGAACAGCACAACTGAGCAGATTAGAAACAAAAAGCCAAGCATCTTAACGATTGGGATAAAAGACGTGCCCGGTTTTGCAAACGCTACATAGATAAGCCCAAATAAAAGCAGTGCGAACCCAAACGAAATCAGAATAACCAGCATGAGCCGCATGTAAGACGATTTTAAAGATTGAGACCATCTCTGTCCTTTATCGGACCTTTTCCGGAGGATATGTGCTAAGGTGTAGAGAAGCGACAGGAGGCCCGCAAATAGGAAGCTTTTCCATAATGAAAGCGAAAGTGCATAGTGAAATAAAGCAGTCAGGAAAACCACCCCAACGAGAAAGTTTAGAAGGAGGAAACGTTTCTCCCTCCCATCCATTTCATCTCACTTCCCCAAATCTTTTGGAGAACGGCTTGTAGCCAACGAGCTTTCCGATGAGGAGCGTTGTAAAGCCAAACCCCAACGTAAGGAGGAGAAATAATCCAATATTGCTCCTAACCTCGTCCCTGAAGACCGAAAGGGAAAGGATAAAGCCTACCGCAAGGCCGATCCAGAAGTACGTTATTTGGGGCCCATAATAAAGCAGTTTGTCAGTAAAAGCGTAGAATGTTGCAGCCACGCCCGCGCCGGCAAAGTAGGAATACGCGAGGTGCTCATTGTACGGGTAAATTAGGGAGCCTATCAAGAATATTGTTGCAAAATTCCACAGGAGGGTTACAACTCTGTTTTCAAACCGCTTTGGAAGCACTGCACGAAGGAAGAGGAGCGAAATGAGGATTACCAGCGTTAGATAGCCCATCTCTCTAAAAGGAACGAGAATGTTAAGTACCCCCACACCAATAGAGAGGAAAATGACTGAAATGAGCACATAAGGCGTTCCCACCGCCTGTCACCTCCACTCTATACTACAATGAGCAGCCAATCACTATAAGTATTTCGTTTAAAGTTGTATTAAACGACGCTTTTTCTGTAGTATTTTTCAGTTTTCAACGAAACAAGCATAAGTGTGCAAGCAAGGGCACAAAATTCATCTATCCAAAACCTTCACTTTCAGCCCGTACTCTTTGAAGCGCTCAAAATCGCTGTCACGGGTAAAGAGTTCTAGTGGACACCTCAACCCGAGCACGGAACCCACCCGTTCATCCATTCCTCAACTTCTTTCAGCGTTTTTCTAAGTTTCTCAACTTCTTCCTCGCTCATGCTCCCAAACGCAATCATCAGAACGTCAATGTTACCTTTCTTCTCCCGCCTTGAGAAACTCTCTCCGTCTGCCATGTTCAAAAGTAGGGCTTTCAATTACTTAACTTTTCCCGTTACCCAAAAACAATCCTCCACGCGACCCACAGCTGAAGGATCACGATGACCGTCAGCGCCAGCGCCGTCAGCTTTCTGCTCTTCCTCGGCCCGTAGAGGCCGGTTATACCGAACAGGAAGTTCAGCCCAGAAAGCTCAAGGAGCAAGCTTACCAATTCCGTTTTCCGCCCAAAGGCCATTAGTTCCCCAACGAAGTCATCACCAGATGGATAGCCGGAGTGGAGCGCTATGAGCCTGACCGCGACGAGGATTGCCGTGTAGATGAGGTTCTGCTTTATGGGAACCTCAATCAGGAAGTCCCTGCTAGGTTCCCTCCCGGTAAAGAGCCTGTAAAGGGAGTGGGGGAAGATAATAACCCAGATAAACATCGAGATGAGAAGAACGAAGAAGGCGAAGATTTCAGCGAACATCGCGACTCCGCTTAAAAGTCCCATTATCGGGTCTCCAGTCGCCAGAAGGACCCACGCAAAGAGTCCCCAAAAGATAAGGGCGTCGCCGACGATGTTGAACACCTCTTTCGGAAGGTAGAGCCTGCCGTGGGTTTTCTCGATTATCTCGGACAGTCTTTTGATGTCCTCCCGCGAATAGCCGTAGCGTTCGAGGGTCTTACCAACGAAGTGAAGCGCCACGAGGAGAAAAGGAATGAGAAGGAGGAAAATCGCGAAGATGTTCATGGCGTTTAGGTGTTCCCTTACTGGGGGAATGATAAACCAGAGGACGAGCCAAAATACGATGATGAAGACCCACGGGAGGAGGTAGTCCCTAACAAAGACCCGCATGGCCGTTAATATTCCCGGGGGTAAATAACCTTTTCGAAATCCTTGGAACTTATGCCCCCGTAAGTTGCTTACGCCCTCGGAACCAGCAACTAGGGGGATAAAATAATAGCGGGAACTCACGGCAACGGAACCCTCTCGACCTCAAGCCTATCGAAGGTCGGGTACTCCTCGACGATGAAGAACCTCACGTCGCCCTCTATTGCCTCAGCCAGCTCGACGGCGACCTCTTCCGGCATCTCAATCCTGCCCTTTTCCCTGTTGATGTACAGCCACTCCGGTGGAACCTCTGCATCCTCCACGAGAAGCGCGTAGAGCTCGTCGAGGTCGTCGTATTCGGCTATGCCAAACCGGAGCGTCCCGTCCTCGGTTATCTCCATGTAGGGTTTAGCGACCTTCCTCGCCATCCTCCTCAGCCTGTTCTTGAGCTGGACGGCGTCCTTCAGCTTGGCCGTGCACAGGTGGTAGCTCAGCGAGGTGTTCTCCTCGCCCCATTCAAGGAGCTTCAGGCCCAGCTCAAGGGAACCCTTTATGGCGGCGCTCTCGTCGCTCACCGGCTGGTAGCCCATATCCAAAAGCGTCTTGAGCGTCATCTCGCTGTACTCCAGTTCGTTCACGTTGAGGAACTTCGCGCCGAGCTCGTCGAGGAACTCAGCGTACCATCTCATCCTCTCGAACTGGCCCGGAATCGAGGGTATCTCGCCGCCGACGTCCCAGTCGAAGTCGAAGGCGTTCCTAATGTTCTCGATTTCAACTTTGAAGAGCTTTGAGTTCGGGTTGAAGAGATCAGGATGAAAGCGTATCTCATCTAAACCTGCATCGTAGAGCTTTTCGAGGTTCTTCTTCGTGGCCAAAGCTCCGGTGGTGTAGAGGTGAACGTGGAAGTCCTCGCCGAAGGCCTCCTTGAGAACCCGTATATACTCAGCCGTCCTGTCAAGCCTCGCGAGCGGGTCTCCGCCGGTAACGCCGGCCCCCCTGGCCTCCATCAGAAGGGCCTCTTCGATCACATCATCCAGGCTTTTGACGGGCCTCTCGTTGGCATAGACGACGTCTCCCCTTCTCACCTCGCTCAGCGGGCAGTAGAAGCAGTCCCTCGGGCAGACCCCGGTCGTGAAGAGGACGAGCTTCTCACCTCTAACGCAGAGCTGGCAGCCCCTGGGGAGCTCTCTCACAGCGTACGAAAAGTAAGGCGTCTCCCAGACCATCGACTCACCTCGCTAACCCTAAACGCGGGGGAGAGCTTAAAAAGGTTGGCGGGCAAAGTTGTGCAGATGCCTATGAGGGAGAAGCCGAAGTACCTGCCGCCCACCCTGAGGGACAAGCACCGCTACATAGCCTTTCAGGTCATCGGGGAGAGGCCGTTTAAGAAGGATGAGATAAAGAGGGCCATATGGGATGCGAGCATCTCAACGCTGGGAACCCTCGGCTCGGCGAGGGCAAAGCCCTGGTTCATCAAGTTCGACGAGAAGAGCCAGACCGGAATCGTAAGGGTTGACAGGAAGCACGTGGAGGAGCTGCGCTTCGCCCTGACGCTGGTCACCCACATAAACGGCTCAAGGGCTATTTTCAGAACCCTCGGCGTTTCTGGAACGATAAAAAGATTGAAAAGGAAGTTCCTGGCCGATTACGGATGGAAGTGAACTACCCCTCCCTTTCGGAAGGGTCTTCCCGCCCGAGAAGATAAAAGGGAAAGAATCACCCCATAGCGACTATTGTGATGTCGTCGCCCGCGCTGAAGCCGCTGGCGTCGCCCTGGCTTGAACCGGGAAGGGGTATATCCGAACCGAACTCTGTGTCGCTCCAAAGGCCCACGAGGTAGTTGAGATCCCCGTAGGCGTCGAGGTTCTGATAGACGTGGGTGAGGAAGTAGTACGTCCCCGCGGCGGTGCTGTCGGCATCGGTGCCGTAGATGGTCACGACCAGGGCCCCGGTGGTTCTGTCATTGAAGAACTGGATTATGAAGTATCCCCGGGTAACGTCCCACCACGGGTTGGGAACCAGCCATACAAAGTTCCCCTGCGGAGAAACTATGGTTATGTTGCCGTTACCTAGCTCCATGTGGACGAGGGCCAGGTTCTCGTACTCGGCCGTCACATCGTTGACCAGCGGGCCTCCAACGGATATAACCACGTCTCCCTTGACAGCCTCTCCCATGGAGAACTCCCCGGACAGTCTGGAAATTGTACGGACGTCCAGGGGGAGGGTACGGGACATGTACTGCGCCGTCGAAAAGGCATCGGGACTGCTCAGGTCGTTGAACACAAGGAAAACCCTGCTGGCGTTCTGAACGGCCAGGGAATATGAGCCGATACTGGCGTACTGCTCCCCAACGGCCCTCAGGACGTCGCCTACATTAACGTCTGGCTGGTGCCTGGGGTCGATGAAGTTCGGGTAGTAGCCGAGCGGTGAGTACCAGTAGTAAATCTGCCAGTCAGGGTACATGCTTCCAAGACCACCGGCACCCCAACCACCGGTGTAAAGGTTCCACTCGTAAGTGCTGGCAGGTTTCCTGAAAACAATCTCGCTCGCCTTCTGCCTGTTAAGAAGCATCCTATCAACCTTGAAACCCACGTAGTTCTCGATTAAATCCGAGATGTAAAGGCCCACATCCTTCCTCTCATCCTCGGTACGGATGACGAACTTGACCTCAACCGGCTGGCCGTCGAAGTACCAGTAACCGTCGTCCCTCTTCTCCAGGGTGTGACCATACCTGGTGACCTGCTCCACAGCCTTCGCCATTCCCTCGTCGATGAGCTTCATGGCATAGTTGAAGTCTCCGTTCTCCTTGAGCCCAAGGGCGCGGTAGACGGGGGTGAAGTATTTGGAGGCCGGATCGTTTGGGGTTATACCACTGAGGGCCGGGGCAGCCCCGCCATGGTAGATATTATCTACTATATACCTGCGGTTCACGAGGTAGTTGAATGCAAATCGTATCTCCCTGACCGCGAAGGGATTGAAGTAGGTCCCGGTATCAAGGGTCACGATCGGGGCGTCCTTGTCAGGGTCATGGTAGGGATTGAGGGTCAGCTCGATGGAGGACGAGGCCACATTATAAAGACGAAGGTTGTACAGGAGGTCCTCACTAAGACCCTGGTACTTGTTGGCACCAAAGGCGACGAGACCCAAGTCGATGTCCCCGTGCGCAACCTGTAGGAGAAGGGTATCCTCGTTCTGGAAACCATAGAACTCAATAACGTCGGCGTAACCGTCCTTCGGGAGCTTGGGGTCGTCATTGAAGGTGCTCCTCTGACCGTTGAACTTGACGAGCTTGAGGTAAAGGTTCTCCGGGGAGTACATATCAAGAATGTACGGACCGTTGCTGATCACGAAGTGGCCGTAGGTGGAGTAGAAGTCCAAGTCGGCGTTCATCCTCGATGCGGCCGAGTTCCAGTCAATGCCGGGGAAAGTGCTCATGGCCCCGCCGGAGGATATTGCCTGGATGACCTTGGAGAGGTCATCGACGTGCTCCTTTGTGAGCAGGTCGAGCTGTACAGTACTCTCATCACTACTGCTGAAGGAGTACCTGCGGTTAATTCCATAAGCGTTCCCGTTCGCCACCAGCTCTCCCATGGCCCAGTACATATCCCACGGCATGCTCGGGTAAAGGATGTAGTTGCCGGCGGTGATGTCGTCCGCGAATGGGTGGGCATAGCTACCGTAAACCACGTAACCGTTGTCAGTGAACTGGAAGCCGAGGAAGGTCTGGAAGGTGGCGGCCGTGTCACTCAGGGCGCTGTCGTAGTACGGATCACCAGGGACGTCCCTAAAAGCCCAGGTGTAATAGAAAGCGATGTAGTTCTTGATGTCGTCAACGGCCATCCTCACGCCGTTCTGCCACTCACCCATGTCACAGGTGACGGTGACCTTAGCCTTGGCGGTCTCGCCAGCTTGGGCCGCAATCCAGCCCTGGGTCTGGTTGTAGATGACCGCATCGTCCGGAACGGTGAACTCGCCCCTCTCGAGGGTCCACTTGCACCTGTACGGGACGTAGATTCCATCGAAGTTGATGGTTCCGCCGGTGTCGTGGATGAGGTCCCAGAGCCTGATGCTGTAAACATCAGTGATACCTCCAACCGGGTTTATGGCACTCATGAGGAGGGCATCCAAGGCAAGCTGCCCCACCCTCAAGCGCTTGTCCTGGGTCTTGGCGCTCATGAGGCTCCACCTGCTGGCAATACCAACGCTCGGGTCGCTGATGATGTCGGTAACCCTCTCCTTGTTAACCGGGTAGAACTCCCAGTTCTCAACGAGGAAAATCCTGACGCTGTCCATCAGCCCCATCGCCAGCCCAAGCCTCTGAAGGTCCCAGTACTGGTCGGTACTGTTGATGACGACGGTAGTGTTGGTGGCAGGGTCGGTGTACTGGGTCATGAGCAGGAGGTAGCCGATCTCCTTGGTGGTCCAGTTGAACATCGGTGCCAGGCTCTCCGGCGTGTAGTAGTTCAGGTCAAGGGCGTTGGCTCCGTAATAGACGTCCCTTGAGACTGCCTTTGCCTGCACCCCAGGCACGGCAGCAGCGGCCACCAGCAGAACCATCAACACCGCGGCGAACCGTTTCATTTATTCCCCCTCCTAGCAGTAACACAGAATAGGTTGAAAAGAGTATTTAAAAGAATTTTCTATTCAGATTTTGCTTACTCAGTATATAAGTTAGCAAAAAATGGAAACCTCAGCGGAGGAACGGAACGGCCCTGTCAGCCGCCCCCTCGTAAACCCTCATGTATCTCCCGCAGGCGTTCTCCCACATGAAGTCTTTCCTCGCCCTCTTTTTCCCGTTCTCACGGAGCTTTCTCAGGGTTGCATCGTCCAGCTCCTTGGCGAGAACCATCGCCCTGGCCAACGCGAAAGCGTCCCTCGGGGGGACGAGCAGTCCCGTGGCGTTCTCCGGGTCGGAGTTGAGGTCTATTACCGTGTCCTTTATTCCCCCGACGGAGCTGCCTATGGGGATTGCGCCGAGGCACATGGCTTCAAGCTGCACCAGACCAAAGGGCTCGAAGTACGATGGGATTATCACAAAGTCCACCGAACCGTAGAGCTCTCTTACGGTCTCCCTGCTGAGGAGCTCGGTAATCACCCTGACGTTCTCGGGGAAGCGGTTTTGCACTGCCTTGGCCCAGGCCTCCAGGCCGGGGTCGCCCTTGCCGATTATGAGGAACCTCATGTCCTTGAAGGCAGGGTCTGAAGAGAGTATCTCTATCGCCCGGAGGAGGGTGTCAACTCCTTTCTGGGCCCTGTCGAAGCGTCCTATGAACATGAAGGCCTTCCCATCGCTCAGACCGAAGCGCGCTAAGACGCGCCTCCTTCTCTCCTCCCTGGGGAGGTCCTTCGTCTCCATGAGCTCCTCGTTCCAGAAGGAGCAGTCTATGCCGTTGAAGACGTGCGTAACCTTGCCGTCGAAGTGCCTGAAGAAATCCCACTCCTCCCACAGGTAGCTCCTGCTCACCGTCGTGACCATGTCGGCGATGTAACAGGCTGTATGCTCGGGGTCTATCTCGGGGTAGGGGGCGAGTTCAGCGAGGTTGGCTTCGCCGAAGTATTGGGCCGAAATTTTCGCCTTGTTGAGCCGGTGAACCGTGAAAACGCTCCTTATACCGAAGTACTTCCTCATGAGACCGAGGGCAAATACTGTGTGCCAGTCGTGGGCGTGGATTACGTCAGGCTTGAAGGTTTCAATCAGCCCGTTCATCAGCCCAACGCTCGCCTTCCCAAAGAGAACCGCCTTCCTGAGCAGGCCCTCCCAGCTCGGGCCGTAAACATCCTTCTCACTGAGGAACCCCCCTCCGAGGGAGTAGACAGCAACACCGTTCTGCTCACGCTTTCTGACGGTTATATGGACCGGCTCCCCAAACGCCGAGACCCTGAATGAGCCGACGACTTCACCGAGGTTCTTTCCGTGGTCGGGAGTGAAAACGACGACCTCGCTTCCCAGTTCGGCAAGTCCCTCCGCTATGCTGGTT encodes the following:
- a CDS encoding ABC transporter substrate-binding protein; the protein is MKRFAAVLMVLLVAAAAVPGVQAKAVSRDVYYGANALDLNYYTPESLAPMFNWTTKEIGYLLLMTQYTDPATNTTVVINSTDQYWDLQRLGLAMGLMDSVRIFLVENWEFYPVNKERVTDIISDPSVGIASRWSLMSAKTQDKRLRVGQLALDALLMSAINPVGGITDVYSIRLWDLIHDTGGTINFDGIYVPYRCKWTLERGEFTVPDDAVIYNQTQGWIAAQAGETAKAKVTVTCDMGEWQNGVRMAVDDIKNYIAFYYTWAFRDVPGDPYYDSALSDTAATFQTFLGFQFTDNGYVVYGSYAHPFADDITAGNYILYPSMPWDMYWAMGELVANGNAYGINRRYSFSSSDESTVQLDLLTKEHVDDLSKVIQAISSGGAMSTFPGIDWNSAASRMNADLDFYSTYGHFVISNGPYILDMYSPENLYLKLVKFNGQRSTFNDDPKLPKDGYADVIEFYGFQNEDTLLLQVAHGDIDLGLVAFGANKYQGLSEDLLYNLRLYNVASSSIELTLNPYHDPDKDAPIVTLDTGTYFNPFAVREIRFAFNYLVNRRYIVDNIYHGGAAPALSGITPNDPASKYFTPVYRALGLKENGDFNYAMKLIDEGMAKAVEQVTRYGHTLEKRDDGYWYFDGQPVEVKFVIRTEDERKDVGLYISDLIENYVGFKVDRMLLNRQKASEIVFRKPASTYEWNLYTGGWGAGGLGSMYPDWQIYYWYSPLGYYPNFIDPRHQPDVNVGDVLRAVGEQYASIGSYSLAVQNASRVFLVFNDLSSPDAFSTAQYMSRTLPLDVRTISRLSGEFSMGEAVKGDVVISVGGPLVNDVTAEYENLALVHMELGNGNITIVSPQGNFVWLVPNPWWDVTRGYFIIQFFNDRTTGALVVTIYGTDADSTAAGTYYFLTHVYQNLDAYGDLNYLVGLWSDTEFGSDIPLPGSSQGDASGFSAGDDITIVAMG
- a CDS encoding glycogen synthase; amino-acid sequence: MRILILGFEYLPVKVGGLAEAITSIAEGLAELGSEVVVFTPDHGKNLGEVVGSFRVSAFGEPVHITVRKREQNGVAVYSLGGGFLSEKDVYGPSWEGLLRKAVLFGKASVGLMNGLIETFKPDVIHAHDWHTVFALGLMRKYFGIRSVFTVHRLNKAKISAQYFGEANLAELAPYPEIDPEHTACYIADMVTTVSRSYLWEEWDFFRHFDGKVTHVFNGIDCSFWNEELMETKDLPREERRRRVLARFGLSDGKAFMFIGRFDRAQKGVDTLLRAIEILSSDPAFKDMRFLIIGKGDPGLEAWAKAVQNRFPENVRVITELLSRETVRELYGSVDFVIIPSYFEPFGLVQLEAMCLGAIPIGSSVGGIKDTVIDLNSDPENATGLLVPPRDAFALARAMVLAKELDDATLRKLRENGKKRARKDFMWENACGRYMRVYEGAADRAVPFLR